A region from the Chanodichthys erythropterus isolate Z2021 chromosome 5, ASM2448905v1, whole genome shotgun sequence genome encodes:
- the ly6pge gene encoding lymphocyte antigen 6 family member pge — MRAVHFFLLLGLGLILLTAHSEALKCYTCMGSTDEDCNRQGSKTCPSYSDACAVVRGHGSGVMKSCSYKSFCSQANSQGYRAPGVKVHCCYSDDCNVAGHGTRNSTGFGFLLGLLLFVWHLLSN, encoded by the exons ATGAGAGCGGTCCATTTCTTCCTGCTGCTGGGCCTGGGCCTCATCCTCCTCACGGCTCACA GTGAGGCGCTGAAGTGCTACACCTGCATGGGCTCTACAGATGAAGACTGTAATCGCCAGGGCTCCAAAACGTGTCCGAGCTACTCAGATGCATGTGCTGTTGTTCGGGGACATGGGA GTGGTGTAATGAAGTCGTGCTCGTACAAATCCTTCTGCAGCCAGGCTAACAGCCAGGGCTACAGAGCTCCAGGGGTCAAAGTTCACTGCTGCTACTCTGATGACTGCAATGTGGCAGGACACGGCACCAGAAACAGCACAGGCTTCGGCTTCCTTCTGGGCCTTCTGTTATTCGTCTGGCATCTGTTGTCAAACTAA